One window of Parcubacteria group bacterium genomic DNA carries:
- the secA gene encoding preprotein translocase subunit SecA has protein sequence MSSILSRIFGDANERYLKGVVPIVKKINSLEEGFLKLSDEDLKNKTEDFKKRFLSGESLDDILPEAFALVRETAKRTLNQRHFDEQLIGGIALHKGKIAQMATGEGKTLTATLAAYLNAIPHAVGQKDRGVHIITVNDYLARRDTVWMGQIYSFLGLTVGCVNSDNSYIYDPAHTEKLQDIERDETGSFKIIHEFLRPAAKKDAYNCDLVYGTNTEFGFDYLRDNLIADLSQVISPGRAFAIVDEVDSILIDEARTPLIISMPDAESPKLYETFSKIVPRLKENEDYNVDLKMRTAVISDLGLNKVEKILGLGNIYDEKGARYVHHLEQALRAQALFHKDKDYVVKNGEIIIVDEFTGRLLAGRRYSEGLHQAIEAKEGVRVQQESRTLATVTFQNFFRLYEKLSGMTGTAATSAEEFHKVYNLGVVIVPTHKPMVRKDLSDRIYKTDEAKFRAVVGDIKERHEKGQPVLVGTISIQNNERLSQMLSREGIKHEVLNAKQHEREAVIHAQAGRLGAVTVATNMAGRGVDIILGGNPQDPEQSRRVQELGGLHVIGTERHEARRIDNQLRGRSGRQGDPGSSQFFASLEDNLLKVFGGERIKNLMETLNISEDQPIEAGLVSRAIESAQSKIEGFNFDARKHILEYDDVMNQHRTLVYKKRYEILSGFSREELITIFKKQVGNVINFHMAGDNPDVWNREEVFENLRMFFPVNDGEKEFLAVKNDREEIKTHYENMAEDLYNQKEKEIGIGLMGQIEKMVMLNILDNFWMNHLEDMEYLRDSVRLRAYGQRDPLVEYKQESRKLFGDMLLNFESRVAAMIFKVASPRAQNISIQPTPISSKPADSRKEVGRNDPCWCGSGKKYKKCHMT, from the coding sequence ATGTCAAGCATACTATCGCGGATTTTTGGCGATGCCAATGAAAGATATTTAAAAGGCGTTGTGCCAATAGTAAAAAAAATAAATTCCCTTGAAGAAGGTTTTTTAAAGCTTTCGGATGAAGATTTAAAAAATAAAACTGAAGATTTTAAAAAACGTTTTTTAAGCGGAGAATCGCTTGATGATATCCTTCCCGAGGCCTTTGCTCTCGTAAGAGAAACGGCCAAACGCACTCTTAATCAGCGTCATTTTGATGAACAGCTCATAGGCGGCATCGCCCTTCATAAAGGGAAAATAGCCCAAATGGCAACAGGCGAAGGTAAAACATTAACCGCGACTTTGGCGGCCTATTTAAATGCCATACCCCATGCAGTGGGACAAAAAGATAGGGGCGTTCATATTATTACCGTTAATGATTATCTGGCACGGCGCGATACGGTTTGGATGGGTCAGATTTATAGTTTTTTGGGTTTAACGGTCGGCTGTGTTAATTCTGATAATAGTTATATTTATGACCCGGCTCACACGGAAAAATTACAGGATATTGAGAGAGATGAAACCGGAAGTTTTAAAATAATTCATGAATTTTTGCGTCCAGCAGCTAAAAAAGATGCCTATAATTGCGATTTAGTTTACGGCACTAATACCGAATTCGGATTTGATTATTTACGGGACAACCTAATTGCCGATTTATCGCAAGTGATAAGCCCAGGCCGTGCTTTTGCCATTGTTGACGAAGTAGACAGTATTTTGATTGACGAAGCGCGAACACCGCTTATTATTTCCATGCCGGACGCGGAATCGCCAAAACTGTATGAAACATTTTCCAAAATCGTACCGCGACTAAAAGAAAACGAGGATTATAATGTTGATTTAAAAATGAGAACAGCCGTGATTAGCGATTTGGGTTTAAACAAAGTTGAAAAAATACTTGGTTTAGGAAACATTTATGACGAAAAAGGAGCTCGCTATGTTCACCATTTGGAACAAGCGCTTCGGGCACAGGCTCTTTTTCACAAAGATAAAGATTATGTCGTTAAAAACGGCGAAATTATCATCGTTGATGAATTCACCGGTCGTCTTTTGGCTGGCCGGCGATACTCCGAAGGGCTTCATCAGGCAATTGAGGCTAAAGAAGGCGTAAGAGTTCAGCAGGAATCACGAACATTGGCCACCGTTACTTTCCAAAATTTTTTCCGCCTTTACGAAAAACTCTCCGGTATGACAGGTACCGCCGCCACCTCCGCGGAAGAATTCCATAAGGTTTATAACCTAGGCGTTGTTATCGTGCCAACTCATAAACCGATGGTAAGGAAAGATTTGTCTGATCGGATTTATAAAACCGACGAAGCTAAATTTCGCGCTGTTGTCGGCGACATAAAAGAACGGCACGAAAAAGGCCAACCGGTTTTAGTCGGCACTATTTCCATACAAAACAATGAACGGCTTTCGCAAATGCTTTCTCGCGAAGGGATAAAACATGAAGTCTTAAATGCCAAACAACACGAAAGAGAAGCGGTAATTCATGCTCAAGCCGGACGTCTTGGCGCCGTAACTGTTGCCACAAACATGGCCGGCCGCGGCGTTGATATTATCTTGGGAGGAAACCCCCAAGACCCTGAACAGAGTCGAAGGGTTCAGGAATTAGGGGGTCTCCACGTTATTGGGACCGAAAGGCACGAAGCACGGCGGATTGATAATCAACTAAGAGGGCGGTCCGGAAGACAAGGCGACCCGGGTTCTTCGCAATTTTTTGCTTCTTTGGAAGATAATCTTTTAAAAGTTTTTGGCGGAGAAAGAATCAAAAATTTAATGGAAACTTTGAATATTTCAGAAGACCAGCCGATTGAAGCAGGCCTTGTATCTCGAGCCATAGAATCGGCCCAGTCAAAAATTGAAGGATTTAATTTTGACGCGCGAAAGCACATTCTTGAATATGACGATGTGATGAACCAGCATCGGACTTTGGTTTATAAAAAAAGATACGAAATTTTGTCGGGATTTTCCCGCGAAGAATTAATCACGATATTCAAAAAACAAGTTGGCAACGTAATAAATTTTCATATGGCAGGCGATAATCCCGATGTTTGGAACAGGGAAGAAGTTTTTGAAAATCTTAGAATGTTTTTTCCGGTAAACGACGGGGAAAAAGAATTTTTGGCGGTAAAAAACGATAGAGAAGAAATAAAGACTCACTATGAAAATATGGCGGAAGATTTATATAACCAAAAAGAAAAAGAAATTGGGATTGGATTAATGGGACAAATCGAAAAAATGGTTATGCTAAATATTTTAGATAATTTCTGGATGAATCATTTGGAAGATATGGAGTATTTGCGCGACAGCGTGCGGCTTCGGGCCTATGGCCAGAGGGACCCTTTAGTTGAATACAAACAAGAAAGCCGGAAACTTTTTGGCGACATGCTTTTGAACTTTGAGTCGCGGGTTGCGGCGATGATATTTAAAGTCGCCTCGCCCCGAGCGCAAAACATTTCTATACAGC